From Novipirellula artificiosorum, the proteins below share one genomic window:
- a CDS encoding beta-propeller domain-containing protein: MNRLAVITMLWTAHIACAQDMPKQSVFGGLENMVLSTGSRRIRLMDQTGEIKWSYPAGNAHDCWMLPNGNVLFADGEIKEVNPETNAIVWQYKSQKTRGGGAFSCQRLPGGLTLVGENSTGRILEIDQDGKIVFQMQVQPYREGDHHNLRMVRKLNNGNYLVCHSGAHVVREHTPQGEVVFEAKVDNIAFSAVRLDNGNTLTGHIDQITEFDPHGKEVWKLSNKEIEGVVIGSMCDVHVLPNGHIAVGVYQAYQEDGRGNGLFEITRDKHLVWRYSNPNEDKNMMGIQVLDATGKPLQGTPLR, from the coding sequence ATGAATCGACTTGCAGTCATCACCATGCTATGGACAGCACACATCGCGTGTGCTCAGGACATGCCGAAGCAGAGCGTTTTTGGTGGTCTCGAGAACATGGTGCTTTCGACGGGCTCCCGCAGAATACGGCTGATGGACCAAACTGGGGAGATCAAATGGTCCTACCCCGCCGGCAATGCGCACGACTGTTGGATGTTGCCCAACGGTAACGTCTTGTTTGCCGATGGTGAGATCAAAGAGGTCAACCCTGAAACGAACGCTATCGTGTGGCAATACAAGTCTCAAAAGACGCGGGGTGGCGGTGCTTTTTCCTGCCAACGATTGCCGGGCGGCTTGACGCTCGTAGGCGAAAACTCCACAGGCCGAATCTTGGAGATTGACCAGGACGGAAAAATTGTCTTTCAGATGCAAGTTCAGCCGTACCGCGAGGGGGATCACCATAACCTCCGAATGGTCCGCAAACTGAACAACGGCAACTACCTTGTTTGCCACTCGGGAGCGCATGTCGTCCGCGAACACACGCCCCAAGGAGAGGTCGTCTTCGAGGCCAAAGTCGATAACATCGCTTTCTCTGCGGTTCGGCTCGACAACGGAAACACCCTGACGGGACACATCGATCAGATCACCGAATTCGATCCCCACGGAAAGGAGGTCTGGAAGTTATCCAATAAAGAGATTGAGGGCGTGGTCATCGGCTCGATGTGTGATGTCCACGTCCTGCCGAACGGCCACATCGCCGTGGGTGTCTACCAAGCCTATCAAGAAGATGGGCGTGGTAATGGACTCTTTGAGATTACACGCGACAAGCATTTGGTGTGGCGTTATTCCAATCCGAACGAAGACAAAAACATGATGGGCATCCAGGTACTTGACGCGACCGGAAAGCCACTACAAGGCACTCCGTTGAGATGA
- a CDS encoding glycoside hydrolase family 2 protein has protein sequence MKFLNLFLIFCLLFVIFEPVSASLKPSGPRQNVSLDGEWEVAQGTMSDRPESFDHAVPVPGLVDMAKPAFDKVGIKSDLREAFWYRQSFTIKGDIPAVSILKLHKAKYGSKIWVNGEMIAEHPPSFTPGYFDVKSVLKGGGQENEIVIRVGADRESLPQDRPNGWDFEKYRYIPGIYDSVELILTGKPYVRNVQVVPDIDARQVTIVAEIEADDPDVDVSAEVTTASADEPVGTATASGLNDDGKVTMTIPIPNCHLWSPEDPFLYQVTIKTDGDAAKSRFGMRSFHFDPVTKRAMLNGKPYYMRGSNITLLRFFEDSARGDLPWREQWVRDLHRKCKTMHWNSLRYCIGFPPEFWYDIADEEGILIQDEFPIWTLNPGAKPPESPKTEHIVPQYVDWMRERWNHPCVVIWDAQNESETDQTGKALMQVRRLDLSNRPWDNGWGEAQSKSDCLESHPYLFSAVEWGNKPFKLSDLAKLDGTPKVYQNQNVNEHAIIINEYAWLWLTRDGNPTCLTQKVYKDLLGSNSTVAERREIYARYLAALTEFWRAKRKCAGVLHFTVLGYSRPGDIPRPEGGATSDHFLDVEALKMDPLFEQRVKDAFAPIGLMLDFWQSEMSAGGTKKFKLYVTNDLPSEFTNEIVVKLVRGNDVLTQQSFRPVVAAFGQQIQSLEMEFPSEQGEYELVAEYQDASGETVTSRRPFRIIKNDS, from the coding sequence ATGAAATTCCTAAATCTGTTTTTGATTTTCTGTTTATTGTTTGTGATCTTTGAACCTGTTTCGGCATCACTGAAACCATCAGGACCTCGTCAGAACGTTTCGCTTGATGGCGAATGGGAAGTTGCGCAAGGAACGATGAGTGACCGTCCGGAATCGTTCGACCACGCCGTGCCTGTTCCTGGGCTGGTCGACATGGCGAAGCCTGCGTTTGACAAAGTCGGTATCAAAAGCGATCTACGCGAAGCGTTTTGGTATCGCCAGAGTTTTACCATCAAAGGCGACATCCCGGCGGTTTCGATATTGAAACTGCATAAAGCGAAATACGGCAGCAAGATCTGGGTTAACGGAGAAATGATCGCGGAGCATCCGCCGTCGTTCACGCCCGGTTACTTTGACGTCAAAAGCGTATTGAAAGGGGGCGGACAAGAGAATGAAATTGTGATTCGAGTCGGTGCCGATCGTGAATCATTACCACAGGACCGCCCGAACGGCTGGGATTTTGAAAAGTATCGCTACATCCCAGGAATTTACGATTCAGTCGAACTGATTCTGACGGGAAAACCTTACGTTCGCAACGTCCAAGTCGTCCCCGACATCGATGCTCGGCAAGTCACCATCGTTGCGGAAATTGAAGCGGACGATCCTGATGTCGATGTTTCAGCCGAAGTGACAACCGCGTCGGCAGACGAACCGGTCGGAACCGCTACAGCGTCCGGCCTGAATGACGACGGCAAAGTCACGATGACCATCCCGATTCCCAATTGTCATTTGTGGTCGCCCGAAGATCCATTCTTGTATCAAGTCACAATAAAAACAGACGGAGACGCAGCGAAGTCACGCTTTGGAATGCGGTCGTTTCATTTCGACCCAGTCACCAAGCGAGCGATGCTAAATGGCAAGCCTTACTACATGCGAGGCAGCAACATCACGCTTCTGCGATTCTTCGAAGATTCGGCGCGAGGTGACTTACCGTGGCGAGAGCAGTGGGTTCGCGATCTGCATAGGAAATGCAAAACGATGCACTGGAATTCGCTACGCTATTGCATCGGATTCCCACCCGAATTTTGGTACGACATTGCAGATGAAGAAGGGATTTTGATTCAAGATGAGTTTCCGATTTGGACATTGAACCCAGGTGCGAAACCACCCGAATCACCCAAAACGGAACACATTGTTCCCCAGTACGTCGATTGGATGCGGGAGCGTTGGAACCATCCCTGCGTCGTGATTTGGGATGCACAAAACGAGAGTGAAACGGACCAAACTGGTAAAGCGTTGATGCAGGTTCGCAGGTTGGACCTTTCCAATCGCCCTTGGGACAACGGCTGGGGAGAAGCCCAATCAAAATCTGACTGTCTCGAATCGCATCCGTATCTGTTTAGTGCCGTCGAGTGGGGTAACAAACCGTTCAAGTTGAGTGATCTCGCCAAACTGGATGGCACCCCAAAGGTTTACCAAAATCAAAACGTCAACGAGCATGCGATTATCATCAACGAGTATGCATGGCTTTGGTTGACGCGCGACGGCAATCCTACTTGTTTGACACAGAAAGTCTACAAAGATTTGCTGGGATCGAACTCAACTGTCGCGGAACGTCGTGAAATCTACGCTCGATACCTGGCAGCGCTGACCGAGTTTTGGCGAGCGAAACGCAAGTGTGCCGGCGTGCTGCATTTCACGGTGCTCGGTTATTCACGTCCCGGCGATATTCCACGTCCCGAAGGCGGAGCGACCAGTGATCACTTCTTGGATGTCGAGGCTTTGAAGATGGATCCGCTATTCGAGCAGCGAGTGAAGGATGCCTTCGCCCCAATAGGACTCATGCTGGATTTCTGGCAATCCGAGATGTCCGCTGGTGGGACCAAGAAATTCAAGCTCTATGTCACGAACGATTTGCCAAGCGAATTCACAAACGAGATCGTTGTCAAACTGGTTCGCGGCAATGATGTGTTGACTCAGCAGAGTTTCCGCCCCGTCGTCGCAGCATTCGGTCAACAGATTCAGTCCTTGGAGATGGAGTTTCCATCCGAACAAGGCGAATACGAATTGGTGGCGGAGTATCAAGACGCCAGCGGCGAAACCGTCACTTCGCGTCGTCCGTTCCGCATCATCAAAAACGACAGTTAG
- a CDS encoding MFS transporter: MDSLVCCVALFIDQPLSSRQSDSGLIVLLPILLFIACFAFSLGPLTWIVISEIFPNRVRGRAMSVGTFAVWGGCLLVAQTFPWLLEKAGPAFTFWLYAVLVFPAIPLTIWLLPETKGRTLEDIENGWRKHA; this comes from the coding sequence ATGGATTCTCTCGTTTGTTGTGTTGCACTTTTCATCGACCAACCACTCAGCAGCCGCCAAAGCGACAGTGGGCTAATTGTTCTCTTGCCGATCTTGCTATTCATCGCTTGCTTTGCCTTCTCTCTAGGGCCGCTGACGTGGATTGTGATTTCTGAGATTTTTCCCAATCGAGTGCGAGGGCGAGCGATGTCGGTGGGAACGTTTGCTGTGTGGGGCGGCTGCTTGTTAGTCGCACAAACGTTTCCATGGCTACTTGAAAAAGCGGGGCCCGCATTCACGTTTTGGCTCTACGCGGTGTTAGTATTCCCCGCAATCCCACTCACGATTTGGCTTCTACCTGAGACAAAGGGAAGAACGCTTGAAGACATTGAAAACGGTTGGCGCAAGCACGCATGA
- a CDS encoding glycoside hydrolase family 5 protein translates to MFVNQLKPCLAKRFIFLTSINVFWLITLSAQAELLSVVNPKSGDLSVLDRTTEYFGINYYDWGPGWSSVKREKSVSEDGDVARFSFENVIEETQTPFTIVGAWSSPAKDQLRFEAVMKPGGDSELVIAQFGLNPGVAFDGGSVVVTQHDGTNVTHRLPLGRVDLGEQVVKLELIDAAGDKTHLMFEQPTSIAADRQARITIAKDGIKEGVVQKLAFRIQLPKSMQFVAGMDAAQSLVDMTHWYRFDPPSPIALDSEWNMQSWLEKPAGKHGRIKRHGDKLVYNGKPIKLWGLNNSYSACAPEKELADKRADFYAAMGVNTVRLHKYADGTGWAGILTKESAAEFDPEGLDRMDYYVAALKERGIYTKLSPVFIVDVGPGDRGRVPYMDEFGPLQNNRVSAKHGSLYLSTELQDLLIDQVATLLRHTNPYTGQTYAQETAIAYVELYNEDSALFGGVTSVMAKSPTLRKRGGEMFAEWLKHKYETEAAFLQAWGDKALNHGLLKNQKLPQDENWSENRIYPAGNPWFFDPTNLNTSQQDAQRRLLDTMAFLYELQNNVYDRYANAIREAGYEGELIASNWQAGRMTSHFYNLHSDYRIGTIDRHNYFGGGRGLGPFRSASMLAVPGSGSLSSSLQQVTDRPFMLSEWIHVLPNEWGVEGPAIIGAYGMGLQGWDVSYAFQNADDGTFSSIIGGHSWDVTAPQFIGVFPAVSRQVLRGDVKESMVNHHRNVHIPSLDQQQIGFDEFVRQEWDEKTFDSEVFSAESLAVARGTVRFSGEFEATDHFDLSEHKRKGHLLSTTRELLWTPGKHAQDGHIAISTPGTQAVIGFAKDRVIPMADTQITPRSRFAAVYLSAQSPHGTIAKDEGILLTAIARARNEGMVVLNDCYLMSLGNTRGNKPDGPIVMEPVVADIQLKREGSPTIHILDHGGSRTGQTLTIENGRFQVDTARDGSPYYLIEYGQ, encoded by the coding sequence ATGTTTGTCAATCAACTCAAGCCTTGTCTGGCCAAGCGTTTTATCTTTCTGACTTCTATCAACGTCTTTTGGCTCATCACCCTATCGGCCCAAGCCGAACTGCTAAGCGTTGTGAATCCAAAGTCCGGTGATCTGTCTGTGCTTGATCGAACGACCGAGTATTTTGGAATCAACTACTATGATTGGGGGCCCGGTTGGTCAAGCGTTAAACGCGAGAAGAGCGTTAGCGAGGACGGCGACGTTGCTCGGTTTTCATTTGAAAATGTCATCGAGGAAACGCAAACACCGTTTACCATCGTAGGAGCTTGGTCATCGCCTGCGAAAGATCAACTACGTTTCGAAGCCGTGATGAAGCCCGGTGGCGATTCGGAATTAGTCATTGCGCAGTTCGGCCTCAACCCCGGGGTCGCGTTTGATGGGGGCAGCGTCGTTGTGACTCAACATGACGGCACCAATGTAACGCATCGCTTGCCACTGGGCCGAGTTGACCTTGGTGAACAAGTGGTAAAGCTTGAGCTGATTGATGCGGCAGGCGACAAAACTCACTTGATGTTTGAACAGCCCACATCGATTGCTGCCGATCGGCAAGCTCGCATCACGATTGCCAAAGATGGGATCAAGGAAGGCGTTGTCCAAAAACTTGCATTTCGCATTCAACTCCCCAAGTCCATGCAATTTGTAGCTGGTATGGATGCGGCGCAATCGCTTGTCGACATGACCCACTGGTACCGTTTTGACCCACCAAGCCCGATTGCTTTGGACAGCGAGTGGAACATGCAATCCTGGCTCGAGAAACCGGCGGGCAAACACGGCCGCATCAAGCGTCATGGTGACAAGCTCGTGTACAACGGCAAACCCATCAAGCTCTGGGGACTGAATAATTCATACTCCGCTTGCGCTCCTGAAAAAGAGCTGGCTGACAAGCGGGCCGATTTTTATGCTGCGATGGGTGTCAACACCGTTCGCTTGCACAAGTACGCGGATGGGACCGGATGGGCCGGAATCTTGACAAAAGAAAGCGCTGCTGAGTTCGATCCTGAGGGACTTGATCGAATGGACTATTATGTCGCCGCATTGAAAGAGCGTGGGATCTACACGAAGCTGTCACCGGTGTTCATTGTTGATGTTGGTCCGGGCGATCGCGGACGGGTTCCTTACATGGATGAATTCGGCCCGCTGCAAAACAATCGTGTCAGCGCAAAGCATGGCAGTCTCTATTTGTCGACGGAGTTACAGGATTTGCTGATCGACCAGGTCGCGACCCTGCTGCGACACACCAATCCTTACACAGGTCAAACCTATGCCCAAGAAACCGCAATTGCCTATGTTGAGCTTTACAACGAAGACAGCGCCCTATTCGGTGGCGTAACGAGTGTGATGGCCAAGAGCCCGACACTGCGAAAACGCGGTGGGGAGATGTTTGCCGAATGGCTGAAACATAAATATGAAACGGAAGCTGCATTCCTGCAGGCTTGGGGCGACAAAGCACTCAACCATGGTTTGCTGAAGAATCAAAAGCTACCGCAAGATGAGAACTGGAGCGAGAATCGAATCTACCCTGCTGGCAATCCTTGGTTCTTTGATCCAACGAATCTGAACACTTCGCAGCAAGACGCGCAGCGTCGGTTGCTTGATACGATGGCGTTCTTGTACGAGTTGCAAAACAATGTCTATGATCGCTACGCGAATGCGATTCGCGAGGCAGGCTATGAAGGCGAACTGATTGCTTCGAATTGGCAAGCTGGTCGGATGACGAGCCATTTTTACAACTTGCATTCGGACTATCGCATCGGAACGATCGATCGGCACAATTACTTTGGCGGAGGGCGTGGGTTGGGGCCGTTTCGAAGTGCCTCGATGCTGGCAGTGCCGGGATCGGGCAGTCTGTCCTCTTCGCTGCAACAGGTTACCGACCGTCCATTTATGCTGTCGGAGTGGATTCACGTCTTGCCGAATGAATGGGGCGTCGAGGGGCCGGCAATTATTGGGGCCTATGGAATGGGTTTGCAGGGCTGGGACGTTTCCTACGCCTTCCAAAACGCTGACGACGGCACATTCAGCAGCATCATCGGAGGGCATAGCTGGGACGTAACCGCACCACAGTTCATTGGCGTCTTCCCCGCTGTTTCTCGGCAAGTGCTGAGGGGTGATGTTAAGGAATCAATGGTGAACCACCATCGCAACGTACACATTCCTTCGCTCGATCAGCAGCAGATTGGATTTGACGAATTTGTCCGTCAAGAATGGGACGAGAAGACTTTCGATAGCGAGGTCTTTTCCGCCGAGTCGCTAGCCGTCGCACGTGGGACCGTCCGTTTTTCAGGTGAGTTTGAAGCTACGGATCACTTTGACCTATCCGAGCACAAGCGGAAGGGACACCTGCTTTCGACGACACGTGAATTGCTTTGGACACCGGGCAAGCACGCGCAGGATGGGCATATTGCGATCAGCACACCAGGGACACAGGCAGTGATTGGGTTTGCAAAAGATCGGGTGATTCCCATGGCGGATACACAGATCACGCCTCGTAGCCGCTTTGCGGCAGTGTACCTAAGCGCTCAATCGCCACACGGTACCATCGCAAAGGACGAAGGGATCCTATTGACAGCGATTGCTCGTGCCCGTAACGAGGGGATGGTCGTTTTGAATGACTGTTACTTGATGAGTCTCGGAAATACACGAGGTAACAAACCCGATGGCCCAATCGTTATGGAACCCGTTGTCGCGGACATTCAACTCAAACGTGAAGGATCTCCGACAATTCATATCCTCGATCATGGTGGATCAAGAACAGGCCAGACGTTAACAATCGAAAACGGCCGTTTCCAAGTTGATACTGCGCGAGACGGTTCACCGTATTATCTGATCGAGTACGGACAATGA
- a CDS encoding transposase produces the protein MDSKAIFELHEVLVDTFLDSFEEPPEEIILDYDATDDTIHGEQDKRYFNGLYDSYCFLPLYVFCGDQILVSYLRPSSVGAAHHARGITKLLVAKIRSRWPDVRITLRGDSGFAIERLMRWCDKNDVSYVFGLQKNSVLIRQIACEMTRARIKQSCFGTKQAFFKWLRYRTTKSSDRHRWPISFG, from the coding sequence ATCGACTCCAAGGCAATTTTTGAATTACACGAAGTCCTTGTCGATACTTTCCTGGACAGTTTTGAAGAACCTCCTGAAGAGATTATTCTTGACTACGACGCTACCGACGACACCATCCACGGCGAGCAAGACAAACGATACTTCAACGGGCTCTATGACAGCTATTGCTTTCTTCCGTTGTATGTTTTTTGCGGCGACCAAATCCTCGTTTCATACCTTCGTCCCAGCAGTGTAGGGGCGGCCCATCACGCTCGCGGAATTACCAAACTATTGGTTGCCAAGATCCGATCGCGATGGCCTGATGTACGGATCACCCTACGCGGCGACAGTGGATTTGCGATCGAACGATTGATGCGTTGGTGCGACAAGAACGATGTTAGCTATGTATTTGGTTTGCAGAAAAACAGCGTTTTGATCCGGCAAATCGCGTGCGAAATGACACGAGCCCGCATCAAGCAGTCTTGTTTTGGCACCAAGCAAGCGTTCTTCAAATGGCTCCGCTATCGAACGACAAAGAGTTCGGATCGCCATCGCTGGCCAATCAGTTTCGGTTGA
- a CDS encoding class I mannose-6-phosphate isomerase, protein MTRKSNYNKFPSVAVPDSKDAVVKGWDAIADRLRDTISRRDGNKTVVAIDCYTGVDVGTISRELRSRLKVAMAGNVEEAMKTPEAIDSLVAPFLGGDDPVFGFLSGLTLAEFFDAEKVERLRRQVAKVESGIVLIVGCGASMVEHDVLVYADMPRWEGQLRYRRGEADNLGVKNRSADIKVQYKRAFFVDWRVCDRWKKPLISSWDFLLDTTIANEPKLADGDAVRRGLSVSAHRPFRVVPFFDPAPRGGQWMKQFCDLDRDQSNFGWCFDCVPEENSLLLSMGDQTIELPAMDLVLDQPVSLLGDAVHGRSEAAFPIRFDFLDTIGGGNLSFQVHPLTEYIQNTFGMHYTQDESYYMLDAGPDACVYLGLKDGIDPDQMIADLESAQAGGAAFDADRYANCIPAKKHDHFLIPAGTVHCSGAESMVLEISRYDDDYSRPASESGT, encoded by the coding sequence TTGACGAGGAAATCTAACTACAACAAATTCCCATCTGTGGCAGTTCCCGACTCAAAGGACGCTGTCGTAAAGGGATGGGACGCTATCGCAGATCGCTTGCGTGATACAATTTCGCGGCGAGACGGCAACAAAACCGTCGTCGCAATCGACTGTTACACTGGCGTCGATGTCGGCACAATCAGCCGTGAGTTGCGGTCACGGCTGAAGGTCGCGATGGCGGGCAATGTTGAAGAGGCAATGAAAACGCCAGAGGCGATCGATTCGCTGGTCGCCCCCTTTCTCGGTGGCGACGATCCCGTGTTCGGGTTCCTGTCGGGTTTGACGCTTGCCGAGTTTTTTGACGCTGAAAAAGTCGAACGGCTACGACGCCAAGTTGCAAAAGTCGAAAGTGGAATCGTGTTGATCGTCGGTTGCGGTGCCAGCATGGTCGAGCACGACGTGTTGGTGTATGCCGACATGCCTCGGTGGGAAGGACAGCTTCGCTATCGGCGTGGCGAAGCGGATAATTTAGGAGTGAAAAATCGATCCGCCGACATTAAAGTTCAGTACAAACGAGCGTTCTTTGTCGATTGGCGAGTCTGCGACCGTTGGAAGAAACCGCTTATCAGTAGTTGGGATTTCTTGCTTGATACAACCATCGCCAATGAGCCAAAGCTGGCCGACGGTGACGCCGTCCGCCGCGGATTGAGTGTTTCGGCACACCGTCCATTTCGTGTCGTCCCCTTTTTCGATCCGGCACCCCGGGGGGGCCAATGGATGAAGCAGTTCTGTGATCTTGATCGTGACCAATCGAACTTTGGATGGTGTTTCGATTGTGTTCCCGAAGAGAACAGTTTACTACTTTCGATGGGCGACCAGACGATTGAGTTGCCGGCAATGGATTTGGTTCTCGATCAACCGGTGTCTCTATTGGGTGATGCCGTCCATGGACGTTCTGAGGCGGCATTCCCAATTCGATTCGACTTTTTGGACACAATCGGCGGCGGTAATTTATCGTTCCAAGTCCATCCACTTACCGAGTACATTCAAAACACGTTTGGGATGCACTATACGCAAGACGAAAGCTATTACATGCTCGATGCTGGTCCGGATGCGTGTGTCTATTTGGGACTGAAAGACGGGATTGATCCCGACCAGATGATTGCGGATTTAGAGTCTGCTCAAGCGGGCGGCGCGGCGTTTGACGCCGACCGCTATGCTAACTGCATCCCTGCAAAAAAGCACGATCACTTTTTGATCCCCGCCGGAACGGTTCACTGCTCGGGTGCCGAAAGTATGGTACTCGAGATCAGTCGATATGATGACGACTACAGCCGCCCCGCTTCGGAAAGCGGAACTTAG
- a CDS encoding sialidase family protein, translating into MNGYIPWAGIHRNAHWKNGEANDAAAIRVHEDGSFEVLPGYHFYKQVSTAGQPGMKVATTIAVNRFIYIIAFESNGTSVTVVSKRSDRVLMTSGDSVYVSRDSARSFQKISSTGLPQGKTLHQITASPVSPDSLLLWADGGKYDWPRYFSHDEGRAWHQVQLDSSDAFLPYNPRKTLFAWHPTDASVAFSFGGDWINRSTNRGERFAWHANGYTGILVGDSFNFNVHHPELLFVGSQDYNGAVSDDGGDTWRYTNVSGQRWGGHSYGAYALSPDVLAVGSTSRWHGPRTLALSRDGGETWLHTQQQLVGPAVACGDPRRPEVAFVSNLRSEDGGRSWLAMNDCDAVFTASAGSDGTLHGVKGERTVVTSADSGRTWQTLAEAPGRIVDLAVDHLRSRVYAATSRQLVVWDGKSWSTFTNLPKDQQCTVGIRSVAVDPIDPAILYAVSRRNTFLSNAAVIRSVDAGQNWEVLTRRTPLDLQPRDGGCEGVWVRVHPRTREAWVAGTCFGIWKWKRGVSF; encoded by the coding sequence GTGAACGGCTACATACCGTGGGCTGGTATTCATCGCAATGCCCATTGGAAGAACGGCGAAGCGAACGACGCCGCCGCAATCCGCGTGCATGAAGACGGCAGCTTTGAAGTGCTGCCGGGATACCATTTCTACAAACAGGTGTCGACCGCCGGTCAACCTGGAATGAAGGTGGCAACCACAATTGCTGTGAATCGATTCATCTATATCATTGCCTTTGAATCGAACGGCACCTCCGTCACCGTCGTGTCCAAGCGTTCCGACCGGGTACTGATGACCTCTGGGGATAGCGTCTATGTCTCACGCGATAGCGCACGAAGCTTTCAGAAAATCTCTAGCACTGGATTACCCCAGGGCAAGACTTTGCATCAGATCACAGCAAGTCCTGTGAGTCCCGACTCTCTGCTGCTTTGGGCCGACGGGGGAAAATATGACTGGCCTCGCTATTTTTCACACGACGAAGGCCGCGCGTGGCACCAGGTCCAGCTCGATTCGAGTGACGCTTTCTTGCCCTACAACCCGCGCAAGACCCTCTTTGCTTGGCACCCGACCGATGCATCGGTTGCATTCTCCTTCGGCGGAGACTGGATCAATCGCAGTACCAATCGCGGCGAGCGATTCGCCTGGCACGCCAACGGTTACACCGGGATTCTCGTGGGAGATAGCTTCAATTTTAATGTCCATCACCCAGAACTGTTGTTTGTGGGCTCGCAGGACTACAACGGCGCGGTCAGCGACGATGGCGGCGACACATGGCGATACACCAACGTTTCAGGCCAGCGCTGGGGCGGGCACAGTTACGGAGCCTACGCACTCTCGCCCGACGTTCTGGCGGTGGGCAGCACCAGTCGCTGGCACGGCCCTCGAACCTTGGCCCTGTCACGTGACGGCGGAGAAACCTGGCTGCACACTCAACAGCAACTCGTCGGCCCCGCTGTAGCATGCGGCGACCCGCGCCGGCCCGAGGTGGCCTTTGTTTCGAATTTGCGCAGCGAAGATGGCGGGCGGTCATGGCTGGCAATGAATGACTGCGATGCCGTGTTCACCGCATCGGCTGGATCCGATGGCACGTTGCATGGCGTGAAGGGTGAACGAACTGTGGTGACTTCGGCCGACAGTGGGCGCACGTGGCAGACCTTGGCTGAGGCTCCGGGACGGATTGTGGACTTGGCCGTGGATCATCTGCGCAGCCGAGTTTACGCAGCCACCTCGCGACAACTGGTCGTCTGGGATGGCAAGTCCTGGAGTACATTCACCAATCTTCCCAAGGACCAACAGTGCACGGTCGGTATCCGTTCCGTTGCGGTCGATCCCATCGACCCAGCTATCCTGTACGCGGTGTCCCGTCGCAACACTTTTTTGTCCAATGCGGCCGTGATCCGTTCGGTAGATGCCGGACAGAATTGGGAGGTATTAACACGTCGCACTCCTTTGGATCTTCAGCCACGCGATGGCGGGTGTGAAGGCGTCTGGGTACGGGTGCATCCCCGAACGCGGGAAGCGTGGGTGGCCGGTACTTGCTTTGGTATTTGGAAATGGAAACGTGGCGTAAGCTTCTAG
- a CDS encoding transposase — MAPLSNDKEFGSPSLANQFRLMLSSFAYVLMDGLRRLGLSASEHARWRVDTIRLKLMKIAARVRVTARRVVFHLSSHSPSPPPTSIDAKQQNIASELRIAMLQEAANQEPAVNAERSEESQVDLLKQIDVVIAQQKNTTSTLQDIQSKQIELNTELGRLANKQLGEGPPYSILMLKQLKPFGPLA; from the coding sequence ATGGCTCCGCTATCGAACGACAAAGAGTTCGGATCGCCATCGCTGGCCAATCAGTTTCGGTTGATGCTTTCGTCGTTCGCTTATGTGCTGATGGATGGTCTGCGGCGTTTGGGTTTGTCCGCCAGCGAGCACGCACGCTGGCGTGTCGACACGATTCGTCTGAAGTTGATGAAGATTGCTGCGCGGGTTCGCGTGACGGCACGACGCGTGGTGTTTCATCTATCGAGTCACAGCCCAAGCCCGCCGCCAACGTCCATCGACGCGAAGCAGCAGAACATCGCATCCGAATTGCGAATTGCGATGCTTCAAGAAGCAGCCAATCAAGAGCCGGCCGTCAATGCCGAGCGGAGTGAAGAATCCCAAGTCGATCTACTCAAACAGATCGATGTCGTTATCGCTCAACAGAAGAACACCACTTCGACACTTCAGGACATTCAGAGTAAGCAAATCGAGTTGAATACGGAACTCGGACGGTTGGCCAACAAGCAACTCGGCGAGGGGCCGCCCTATTCGATCTTGATGCTCAAGCAATTGAAACCGTTCGGGCCTCTCGCGTAA